One window from the genome of Fulvivirga lutea encodes:
- a CDS encoding 7-carboxy-7-deazaguanine synthase QueE produces the protein MKLAVLNNEPEVFYSIQGEGASLGKPAIFVRLSLCNLHCVWCDTDYTWNWKGTKFKHNNDNKPEYTKFEKERWITELEDDELFEKVKVFPCKRVIITGGEPLMQQKQLVSFMRLLKENGYTIEVETNGTLLPNESIDTHVDQYNVSPKLSNSNNELKLRIKENALSFFNSTPKSFFKFVIDTEKDLAELFQIIERNSLTKDKIYLMPQGTNAEQLRSKRDWLIDICKESGFNFTDRLHIHLYGDKRGV, from the coding sequence GTGAAATTAGCTGTACTAAATAACGAACCAGAAGTATTTTATTCGATACAAGGCGAAGGTGCAAGCCTCGGTAAACCTGCAATTTTTGTTCGTTTATCATTATGTAACCTGCACTGTGTGTGGTGCGACACGGATTATACATGGAATTGGAAAGGAACGAAGTTCAAACACAATAACGACAACAAGCCTGAATATACAAAGTTTGAGAAAGAACGATGGATTACAGAATTAGAAGATGATGAGTTATTTGAAAAGGTAAAAGTGTTTCCATGCAAAAGGGTGATCATTACTGGTGGCGAGCCACTGATGCAACAGAAACAATTGGTTTCATTTATGAGATTACTCAAAGAGAACGGCTATACTATTGAGGTTGAAACTAATGGCACACTGCTTCCAAATGAATCTATTGATACCCACGTAGATCAGTACAATGTATCTCCAAAACTCTCAAACTCAAATAATGAACTTAAGTTAAGGATTAAAGAGAATGCTTTAAGCTTTTTTAATTCTACCCCGAAGTCGTTTTTCAAATTTGTAATTGATACTGAAAAAGATTTAGCTGAGTTGTTTCAAATTATTGAAAGGAACAGCCTTACTAAGGATAAAATATACCTGATGCCCCAAGGCACAAATGCAGAGCAGCTGCGTTCTAAAAGAGACTGGCTTATTGATATCTGCAAAGAGTCAGGTTTCAATTTTACTGATCGTCTGCATATACATCTGTATGGCGACAAACGGGGCGTATAA
- a CDS encoding inorganic pyrophosphatase: MSKIHVKSYLPHPWHGINIGAESPSIVNAFIEMTPFDSVKYEIDKTTGFIKVDRPQKFSNIVPALYGFIPQTYSAENVAELCQQKTGNNSIVGDKDPVDICVLTERNINHGNIIVPALPIGGFRMIDGGEADDKIIAILKGDEVFGDWTTIEDCPDCLINRLKHYFLTYKQMPGEAPIKKTEITHLYGKEEAYDVIRRSVKDYEDHFSVS, encoded by the coding sequence ATGAGTAAAATTCATGTTAAGTCATATTTGCCGCATCCCTGGCATGGTATAAATATCGGTGCAGAAAGCCCTTCCATCGTAAACGCCTTCATAGAAATGACACCTTTCGATTCTGTTAAATACGAAATCGATAAAACGACTGGTTTTATTAAGGTAGATCGTCCCCAGAAATTTTCGAATATTGTTCCAGCTTTATATGGGTTTATTCCACAAACATACAGTGCGGAAAACGTAGCTGAGCTTTGTCAACAAAAGACGGGAAACAATTCTATTGTAGGTGATAAAGACCCTGTAGATATTTGTGTTCTTACTGAGCGCAATATTAATCATGGTAATATTATAGTTCCGGCATTGCCAATTGGCGGCTTTCGAATGATTGATGGTGGTGAAGCTGATGACAAAATTATTGCTATTTTGAAAGGCGATGAGGTTTTTGGCGATTGGACTACCATTGAAGATTGTCCAGACTGTTTAATTAACAGACTTAAACATTACTTTTTAACATATAAACAAATGCCAGGTGAAGCACCGATTAAAAAAACGGAGATTACTCACCTTTATGGTAAAGAAGAAGCATATGATGTAATTAGAAGGAGTGTTAAGGACTATGAAGATCACTTTAGTGTTTCATAG
- a CDS encoding citrate synthase — protein sequence MSKTAEIKYEGKSYELPVVEGTEQEIGIDIGKLRGESGLITLDPGFKNTGSTTSAITYLDGEKGILRYRGYSIEELAEKSTFLEVSYLLIYGQLPTLAQLTDFQNQIKVHTLVHEDIKKILEGFPSNSHPMGVLSSLVTSLTAFYPESLDPNRSADKVNLSIIRILAKMPTFAAWAYKNEVGHPVNYPDNSLNYCSNFLKMMFALPAAPYEVDPVIANALDKLLILHADHEQNCSTSTVRVVGSSQASLYASISAGINALWGPLHGGANSAVINMLENIKKDGGDTKKWMAKAKDKDDPFRLMGFGHRVYKNFDPRARIIKKAADDVLDKLGVNDPILDIAKGLEEVALNDDYFVERKLYPNVDFYSGIIYRALGIPVDMFTVMFALGRLPGWIAQWKEMRENHEPIGRPRQIYVGENLRSYVDMKNR from the coding sequence ATGTCTAAAACGGCTGAGATTAAATACGAAGGAAAGTCATATGAGCTTCCGGTAGTAGAAGGCACAGAACAAGAAATAGGTATTGATATTGGCAAGTTGCGTGGAGAATCAGGGTTGATAACACTTGATCCGGGATTCAAAAACACGGGATCCACTACAAGTGCAATAACTTATTTGGATGGAGAAAAAGGCATATTACGTTATAGAGGTTATTCAATTGAAGAGTTAGCTGAGAAGTCTACATTTTTAGAGGTTTCGTATCTCCTAATTTATGGACAACTACCTACATTGGCTCAGTTAACTGATTTTCAGAATCAAATTAAAGTACACACACTTGTTCATGAAGATATTAAGAAGATACTAGAAGGTTTCCCTTCAAACTCCCACCCTATGGGCGTTTTATCTTCATTAGTAACTTCACTTACTGCATTTTATCCTGAGTCGTTAGATCCAAACAGATCTGCTGATAAAGTAAACTTGAGCATTATTAGAATTTTAGCTAAGATGCCAACGTTTGCTGCTTGGGCTTATAAAAACGAAGTTGGACATCCTGTGAATTATCCCGACAATAGCTTAAATTATTGCAGTAACTTTTTGAAAATGATGTTTGCTTTACCAGCAGCACCATACGAGGTTGACCCTGTTATTGCCAATGCATTGGATAAGTTATTGATTCTTCATGCTGATCACGAGCAGAACTGTTCTACTTCAACTGTAAGAGTCGTTGGTTCTTCTCAGGCAAGTTTGTATGCTTCTATTTCAGCCGGAATAAACGCGCTATGGGGACCACTTCACGGTGGCGCCAACTCTGCAGTTATCAACATGCTGGAGAACATCAAAAAAGATGGTGGTGATACCAAAAAATGGATGGCGAAAGCGAAAGATAAAGATGATCCATTCCGTTTAATGGGCTTCGGGCATAGGGTGTATAAGAACTTCGATCCTCGTGCTAGAATTATAAAGAAAGCAGCTGATGATGTTCTTGACAAATTAGGTGTTAATGACCCAATCCTGGATATTGCTAAGGGACTTGAAGAGGTTGCATTGAATGATGATTACTTCGTGGAAAGAAAGCTTTATCCTAACGTAGATTTCTATTCTGGAATCATCTACAGAGCTCTTGGAATTCCAGTAGATATGTTTACTGTAATGTTTGCATTAGGTAGATTACCAGGCTGGATAGCACAGTGGAAAGAGATGCGTGAAAATCATGAACCGATTGGAAGACCAAGACAGATTTATGTAGGTGAAAACCTTAGGTCTTACGTTGACATGAAAAACAGATAA
- a CDS encoding sigma-70 family RNA polymerase sigma factor: MRQLKITQSITNRDSRTLEKYFNEISKDELLTPEEEVDLAQRIREGDDAALEKLVKANLRFVVSVAKQYHYSNKIPLNDLINEGNLGLVKAAKRFDEKRGFKFISYAVWWIRQSIIQALAEHSRIVRIPSNKIGALSKIDQASSLLEQKFEREPTDEELAELLEMTIDEVRTTVRSQTKQVSIDKPFSEDEGSSLLDVMEDEDSNEVDNIVYKDSLKREVGRLLSTLTERERVVINQYFGLSEEPSLSLEDIGENLGLTRERVRQIKEKALRKLSKNPKNELLIPYLAS; this comes from the coding sequence ATGAGACAACTTAAGATTACGCAGTCTATCACTAACCGTGATAGTAGAACGCTCGAAAAGTACTTTAATGAAATTTCAAAAGATGAGTTGTTAACTCCTGAAGAGGAAGTTGATTTAGCTCAGAGAATCAGAGAAGGCGATGATGCCGCTTTGGAGAAATTAGTAAAGGCTAATTTGAGATTCGTGGTTTCTGTTGCCAAACAGTACCATTATTCAAACAAAATTCCTTTGAACGATTTAATTAACGAAGGAAACTTAGGTCTTGTTAAAGCAGCTAAAAGATTTGATGAGAAAAGAGGATTTAAGTTCATTTCTTATGCTGTATGGTGGATTAGACAGTCTATCATTCAAGCATTAGCAGAACACTCCAGAATAGTAAGAATACCATCAAACAAAATTGGTGCATTATCTAAAATTGACCAGGCATCTTCTTTACTAGAGCAGAAATTTGAAAGAGAGCCTACCGATGAGGAACTAGCTGAGTTGTTAGAAATGACAATTGATGAAGTTAGAACAACTGTAAGGTCACAAACTAAGCAGGTTTCTATTGATAAGCCTTTTTCAGAAGATGAAGGAAGTTCATTACTTGATGTAATGGAAGACGAAGACAGCAACGAAGTGGACAACATTGTTTACAAAGATTCTTTAAAGAGAGAGGTAGGAAGATTATTATCTACTCTAACTGAAAGAGAAAGAGTTGTAATCAACCAGTACTTCGGGTTGAGTGAAGAGCCAAGCTTATCTTTAGAAGATATTGGTGAAAACTTAGGTTTAACCAGAGAGAGAGTTAGACAGATTAAGGAAAAAGCACTTAGAAAACTTTCTAAGAACCCTAAGAACGAGCTTCTTATTCCTTACCTAGCTAGCTAA
- a CDS encoding tetratricopeptide repeat protein: MNVKKSSKVLVSSFFLSVIFIFGFFKVASSQNSEIDTAEDLYNRGYRYLSADKEKAIELLSQSIEKDSTLTNAYYHRGITYFKLGKFDMALSDFNKTYELNPDLSILFMYKGFAHRNMGDINKAVESFSNYISLNPKDTSAYSYILRGKMKYELGDFNGAVSDYNMATKLKPFEEKYNYYKFVAFNEAGYYSEALKCVNNLIEVNPDFYGYYFYKGNVFQNLNYYDSAVYMYNIAIIKNYQNPDSYFYRAQSYEKLEKFSKALEDYNTAITLNNTDGSFYSKRGNCKYLMGKKEEACEDWNVAGSLGYYEDFDKVKSVCN, from the coding sequence GTGAACGTTAAAAAATCCAGTAAAGTTTTAGTTTCGTCATTTTTTTTATCAGTTATTTTCATTTTTGGATTTTTCAAAGTTGCTTCCAGCCAAAATAGTGAAATCGATACTGCTGAAGATCTTTATAACAGAGGCTACCGCTATTTATCAGCTGACAAGGAAAAGGCAATTGAATTACTTTCTCAAAGTATTGAAAAAGATTCTACCCTTACCAATGCATATTATCATCGAGGTATCACCTATTTCAAGTTAGGTAAATTTGATATGGCGCTTTCAGACTTTAACAAAACCTATGAATTAAATCCTGACTTGTCTATCCTATTCATGTACAAAGGTTTTGCGCACAGAAATATGGGTGATATTAATAAAGCAGTCGAATCTTTCTCCAATTATATTTCGCTAAACCCAAAAGACACATCGGCCTATTCTTACATTCTTCGTGGAAAGATGAAGTATGAACTTGGCGATTTTAATGGTGCAGTAAGTGATTATAACATGGCTACAAAGCTTAAACCATTTGAAGAGAAGTATAACTACTACAAATTTGTGGCCTTTAATGAAGCAGGATATTATAGTGAGGCTCTTAAGTGCGTCAATAACCTGATTGAAGTAAATCCAGATTTCTACGGCTACTATTTCTACAAAGGCAATGTTTTTCAAAACCTTAACTACTACGACTCTGCCGTGTATATGTATAATATTGCAATCATTAAAAACTACCAAAATCCTGATAGCTATTTTTACAGAGCCCAATCTTATGAAAAACTAGAGAAGTTTAGCAAGGCGCTGGAGGACTACAATACGGCTATAACACTGAACAACACTGACGGCTCATTTTATTCAAAACGTGGTAATTGTAAGTATTTGATGGGCAAAAAGGAAGAAGCATGTGAAGACTGGAATGTTGCCGGGTCTCTTGGTTATTATGAAGACTTTGATAAAGTAAAGAGTGTTTGTAACTAG
- a CDS encoding acyl-CoA-binding protein, with protein MNFEEAVSKSKELPQRPSNDELLKLYALYKQATEGDNNEERPGGFDFKAIAKHDAWAELKGKSNNESKTEYVALVENLISKYS; from the coding sequence ATGAATTTCGAAGAAGCAGTTAGTAAATCCAAAGAATTACCTCAAAGGCCGTCAAACGATGAGCTTTTAAAATTATACGCATTGTATAAACAAGCTACTGAAGGCGATAATAATGAAGAACGACCTGGGGGTTTCGACTTTAAGGCTATAGCCAAGCATGACGCATGGGCGGAGTTAAAAGGAAAGTCAAATAATGAGTCGAAAACTGAGTATGTAGCGTTGGTTGAAAACCTAATAAGTAAATACTCTTAA
- a CDS encoding superoxide dismutase family protein — MKFLNKFLAIAAVFTLVSCGGAKQEESTEEDTAASEEMEMEKEESAKPMAMAAISSASGSTLSGEANFTDNGDGTVAFELSVSGAAPGTHAIHLHANGDCSAPDATSAGGHWNPADVDHGKRGESQMFHAGDIDNLVVGEDSTGSLSMSVKGWSVGGADSTNVVGKAIIIHASADDFTSQPSGAAGPRVGCGVVKEKM; from the coding sequence ATGAAATTTTTAAACAAGTTTTTAGCAATAGCAGCGGTCTTTACCTTAGTATCATGTGGTGGTGCTAAGCAAGAGGAATCTACTGAAGAAGATACAGCTGCTTCAGAAGAAATGGAGATGGAAAAAGAAGAGTCTGCCAAACCAATGGCCATGGCAGCTATTTCTAGTGCTAGCGGAAGTACATTAAGTGGCGAAGCTAATTTTACAGATAATGGTGATGGAACGGTAGCGTTTGAATTATCAGTTTCAGGAGCTGCACCAGGAACCCATGCTATTCATTTACATGCAAATGGAGACTGCAGTGCACCGGATGCTACATCAGCAGGTGGTCATTGGAATCCAGCCGATGTTGATCATGGTAAAAGAGGCGAAAGCCAAATGTTTCATGCCGGTGATATTGATAACCTAGTAGTAGGTGAAGATAGTACAGGAAGCTTATCAATGTCAGTTAAAGGCTGGAGTGTTGGAGGTGCAGATAGCACTAATGTTGTTGGCAAGGCCATAATTATTCATGCCAGTGCTGATGATTTCACCTCTCAACCGTCTGGTGCCGCTGGCCCAAGAGTAGGTTGTGGAGTAGTAAAAGAAAAAATGTAA
- a CDS encoding 16S rRNA (uracil(1498)-N(3))-methyltransferase produces the protein MQLFYEPLATDTSFILNKEEAQHCLKVLRKKKGDQVTIIDGKGKYYLCVITDDNIKNCQLEVLNVETSTLPDRHIHIAISPTKNLDRTEWFVEKAIEIGVSEISFIVTQNSERRHIKLDRLLKKAVSAMKQSLKATLPVINDLVPISTFINEQKVDSTATHLIAYVDDANPLLIQNAITNSEKVLVLIGPEGDFTSEELELALTSGYQKVSLGKCRLRTETAGIVAITILNNV, from the coding sequence GTGCAGCTCTTTTACGAGCCCCTTGCTACCGATACCTCATTCATATTAAATAAAGAGGAGGCGCAGCACTGCCTGAAAGTACTGCGCAAAAAAAAAGGTGATCAAGTCACCATTATTGATGGCAAAGGCAAATATTATTTATGTGTGATAACTGACGACAACATTAAAAATTGTCAGTTAGAAGTACTAAATGTAGAAACCTCCACCCTCCCAGATAGACATATACATATTGCTATCAGCCCTACCAAAAATTTAGATAGAACAGAGTGGTTTGTTGAAAAAGCCATTGAAATTGGCGTTTCTGAAATAAGTTTTATTGTTACTCAAAACTCTGAGCGAAGGCACATTAAACTTGACCGGCTTTTGAAAAAAGCAGTAAGCGCAATGAAGCAATCATTAAAGGCAACTTTACCTGTTATTAATGACCTAGTGCCTATTTCAACATTCATTAATGAACAGAAGGTAGATTCTACAGCTACACATTTAATCGCCTACGTAGATGATGCTAATCCGTTACTAATACAAAACGCAATAACTAATAGTGAAAAAGTACTGGTGCTCATTGGACCAGAAGGTGATTTTACTTCGGAAGAACTAGAATTGGCGCTAACTTCAGGATATCAAAAAGTAAGCTTAGGAAAATGCCGCCTCCGAACGGAGACGGCTGGTATTGTTGCTATAACTATTCTTAATAACGTATAA
- a CDS encoding prohibitin family protein has protein sequence MDNRKFLPFIVIGVIGLFILFGLSSSIFYTIEAGERAVIFKKFQGGLDKDNVIPQGFGMKAPWNDIYVYDVKESSVEEKMDVLDKNGLSINVDVTLRFHPIYDEVGYLHENFGTGYVNTLVIPEVRSAVRQVMGRFTAEEIYSTKRSEVETMIKTETERSLMQNNCQMKALLIRSINLPDQIRAAIENKLKQEQEALAYQFRLDKEKSEAERKRIAADGEAIANKIINSSLTPELLKMRGIEATLELAKSPNSKVVVVGSGKDGMPLILGNN, from the coding sequence ATGGATAATAGAAAATTTTTACCGTTTATAGTCATAGGTGTAATAGGGCTATTCATATTGTTTGGCTTATCGTCTAGTATATTTTATACCATTGAAGCTGGTGAACGAGCAGTAATATTTAAGAAGTTTCAAGGCGGATTGGATAAAGACAATGTAATTCCACAGGGTTTTGGAATGAAAGCACCATGGAATGATATTTATGTTTATGATGTAAAAGAAAGCTCTGTCGAAGAAAAGATGGACGTACTTGATAAGAATGGATTGAGCATTAATGTAGATGTGACGCTTCGTTTCCACCCTATTTATGATGAAGTAGGATATCTGCACGAAAACTTTGGAACTGGTTATGTAAATACATTAGTAATACCAGAAGTAAGATCAGCCGTACGACAGGTAATGGGACGGTTCACCGCTGAAGAAATCTATTCAACCAAAAGAAGTGAAGTTGAAACGATGATAAAAACTGAAACTGAAAGAAGCTTAATGCAGAACAACTGCCAGATGAAAGCGTTATTAATAAGATCTATTAATTTACCGGATCAAATTAGAGCAGCTATTGAAAACAAGTTGAAACAAGAGCAAGAGGCTTTGGCGTATCAATTTAGATTAGATAAGGAAAAAAGCGAGGCAGAAAGAAAAAGAATTGCTGCTGATGGTGAAGCAATTGCCAACAAAATTATTAACAGTAGCTTAACTCCTGAGTTATTAAAGATGAGAGGTATTGAAGCTACTTTAGAGTTAGCCAAATCACCAAACAGTAAAGTAGTGGTAGTAGGTAGTGGAAAAGACGGTATGCCTTTAATATTAGGCAACAATTAG